The Selenomonas sp. AB3002 genome contains a region encoding:
- a CDS encoding site-specific DNA-methyltransferase: MFHFRCLSAWGKATWQSRYSRSNDAVVSLSHNYIYVYAVNPDVWKKARNRLPRTEAQSKQYKNPDKDPNGPWRAIPWDAPNIRPNLTYPIINLKGNVKMPPTGRCWSRTEDQWLDIVREGRAYFGKNGDGMPSVKSYLKDAPPIVPNTWWPHDEAGHTDEAQKEIIALFGKDNTFETPKPERLLQRILQIATNEGDLVLDSFLGSGTTAAVAHKMNRRYIGIEMGDHAITHCVPRLQKVVDGELGGISKAVNWQGGGGFRFYRLGETLFDEYEIIRPDINFLELAAHIWFTETKRPYSGDGKSPLLGVHNGTAYYLLYNGILGDKKPQSGNVLSRKVMSILPPYDGPKVIYGERTLFGAAKMQQLQITFKHIPTEIKVY; encoded by the coding sequence ATCTTTCATTTTAGGTGTCTAAGCGCATGGGGGAAGGCCACTTGGCAAAGCAGATACTCACGTTCAAATGATGCGGTTGTATCCTTGTCGCACAATTATATTTATGTTTATGCGGTAAATCCAGATGTATGGAAGAAAGCTAGGAATAGGTTGCCAAGGACAGAAGCACAGTCCAAGCAATATAAAAATCCAGATAAAGATCCTAATGGACCGTGGAGGGCAATTCCCTGGGATGCTCCCAATATAAGGCCGAATTTGACTTACCCCATTATAAACTTAAAGGGAAATGTAAAAATGCCACCTACTGGGCGTTGCTGGAGTAGGACTGAAGATCAATGGCTTGATATTGTCAGAGAAGGACGAGCGTACTTTGGCAAGAATGGTGATGGAATGCCTTCTGTAAAGTCATATTTGAAGGATGCTCCTCCGATAGTGCCTAACACTTGGTGGCCTCATGATGAGGCTGGTCATACAGATGAAGCCCAAAAAGAGATTATCGCCCTGTTCGGTAAAGATAATACTTTCGAAACCCCTAAGCCGGAAAGACTACTTCAGCGTATATTGCAAATAGCTACTAACGAAGGTGATTTAGTTCTTGATTCCTTTCTTGGCTCTGGCACCACTGCTGCCGTAGCTCATAAGATGAACCGCCGTTACATTGGCATTGAAATGGGGGACCATGCCATTACCCATTGTGTGCCACGCTTGCAGAAGGTAGTGGACGGTGAGCTGGGCGGTATTTCTAAGGCTGTGAATTGGCAGGGAGGCGGTGGATTCCGTTTTTATCGGTTGGGGGAGACTTTATTTGACGAGTACGAGATTATTCGCCCTGATATAAACTTCCTTGAATTGGCGGCGCATATCTGGTTTACAGAAACAAAGCGACCTTACAGTGGTGATGGCAAGAGCCCTCTTTTGGGCGTTCATAATGGTACTGCATACTATTTGCTTTATAACGGTATTTTGGGAGATAAAAAGCCCCAGAGTGGCAATGTGCTGTCAAGGAAAGTGATGTCTATACTGCCTCCTTATGATGGGCCCAAGGTCATTTATGGTGAGCGAACTCTCTTTGGGGCAGCAAAGATGCAGCAGCTTCAGATTACATTCAAGCATATCCCCACAGAAATCAAGGTCTATTAA
- a CDS encoding IS3 family transposase (programmed frameshift) produces MNRYSNEFKEEAVKRVLSGVPASQVAREIGVNVSSLYTWKARYIKHPEQPFVGSGKLRDEDAELRRLQRRIKDLEQENEFLKKASGLLCQEPEVIRYYYIEANRGKYPIAKMVRWANVSRSGFYAWLSRKPSPRDKSNDELLRIIKQIHEKSNKTYGSVRIFRKLRKKGIKVNHKRVERIMKANGIHGKARRKYKATTYSDHDMPVAENVLNRNFSAEHPGEKMVSDITYIPTDEGWLYLAGVMDLCGRKMVGVAMDSRMTKQLVMSALQDAINHTSDVNGCILHSDRGSQYCSKDYCQMAKQNGFTMSMSRKGNCWDNAPMESFWGTLKQEWLNEKHFRTRAEAKAAVFEYIWIFYNRQRIHSSNDYQTPEEYYMERMPVEKIAA; encoded by the exons TTGAACAGATACAGTAATGAATTTAAGGAAGAAGCCGTAAAAAGAGTCTTGAGCGGTGTTCCGGCCAGCCAGGTAGCCCGAGAGATAGGAGTCAACGTAAGTTCCCTATACACTTGGAAGGCAAGATACATAAAACATCCGGAGCAGCCCTTTGTCGGCAGTGGCAAGCTCCGTGATGAGGATGCCGAGCTAAGAAGGCTACAGCGGCGTATTAAAGACCTTGAACAGGAGAATGAATTCCTAAAAAAAGCGAGCG GCCTTCTTTGCCAAGAACCTGAAGTGATCCGATATTACTACATCGAAGCTAACCGCGGCAAATATCCGATTGCAAAGATGGTGCGATGGGCTAATGTATCCAGAAGCGGTTTTTACGCTTGGCTTTCCCGCAAGCCAAGCCCACGTGACAAAAGCAATGATGAGCTTTTACGTATCATTAAGCAAATTCACGAAAAATCCAATAAGACCTATGGTTCCGTGCGCATTTTCAGAAAGCTACGTAAAAAGGGGATTAAGGTCAACCACAAGCGTGTAGAACGTATCATGAAGGCAAACGGCATACATGGCAAGGCACGTCGTAAATATAAGGCTACAACATATTCAGACCATGATATGCCTGTTGCCGAAAATGTTCTCAACCGCAATTTTTCTGCGGAACATCCTGGGGAAAAGATGGTCAGTGATATAACCTATATCCCTACAGACGAAGGCTGGCTTTATCTAGCTGGGGTGATGGATTTATGCGGCCGTAAAATGGTAGGAGTGGCCATGGACAGCCGTATGACCAAACAGCTAGTTATGTCAGCTTTACAGGATGCCATAAATCATACCAGCGATGTAAACGGCTGCATCCTCCATTCTGACCGTGGAAGCCAGTATTGTTCCAAAGACTACTGCCAAATGGCAAAGCAGAATGGTTTTACGATGAGCATGAGCCGGAAAGGCAACTGTTGGGATAACGCTCCCATGGAAAGCTTCTGGGGTACATTAAAACAGGAATGGCTGAACGAGAAGCATTTCCGCACTCGCGCTGAAGCTAAGGCGGCTGTATTTGAGTATATTTGGATTTTCTACAACCGCCAGCGAATACATTCCAGCAACGATTACCAGACTCCGGAAGAATACTACATGGAGCGAATGCCCGTTGAAAAAATTGCTGCCTAA
- a CDS encoding site-specific DNA-methyltransferase — protein MPELIWNGKEEAVKAAGRLPYRLLTEDRSLSYGADGDNMLIQGDNLSALKSLLPYYKGLVRCVFIDPPYNTKSAFEHYDDNMEHSIWLSTIYPRLELLREFLTEDGSIWITVDDNEGQYLKVICDEIFGRNNFITTITLPHTRFAGHPK, from the coding sequence ATGCCGGAACTAATATGGAATGGAAAGGAAGAGGCGGTAAAGGCGGCGGGACGTTTGCCGTATCGGCTGCTTACTGAAGACCGTAGCCTAAGTTATGGTGCTGATGGGGATAATATGCTTATTCAAGGGGATAACTTATCTGCCTTAAAGTCATTGTTGCCTTATTATAAAGGTTTAGTTAGGTGTGTTTTCATAGATCCACCATATAATACCAAGTCGGCGTTTGAACATTATGATGATAATATGGAACATTCTATATGGTTGTCAACGATATATCCTCGTCTGGAATTGCTTAGAGAATTTTTAACTGAGGATGGAAGTATATGGATTACCGTAGATGATAATGAGGGGCAGTATCTCAAAGTCATTTGTGATGAGATATTTGGCAGGAATAATTTCATTACGACCATAACTTTGCCCCATACCCGCTTTGCTGGACACCCGAAATGA
- a CDS encoding P-loop NTPase fold protein has translation MWNDVETQTDYLHFSVISQIVADMIIESGNNPISIGVSGSWGSGKSSMVKMIGQSLKEQDKEKKYIFLDVFETRLKSLFNLYVL, from the coding sequence ATGTGGAATGATGTTGAAACTCAAACTGATTACTTGCATTTTTCCGTAATATCGCAGATAGTAGCGGATATGATTATCGAATCTGGGAACAATCCCATATCCATTGGTGTTTCCGGCAGCTGGGGATCGGGAAAATCCTCTATGGTAAAGATGATAGGACAAAGCCTAAAGGAGCAGGATAAGGAGAAGAAATATATATTTCTTGACGTTTTTGAAACACGCCTTAAAAGTTTGTTTAATCTATATGTTTTGTAG
- a CDS encoding transposase: MLRSYLLSICLKSTSLVDWAERLRSDESLAILSGFSPDHTPSFASFYDFFHRLWPGCNNFLPHLRYRRKKSPKGKGNGEKSPSFDKDHAATIIKYFDGHGAGGILKSNLSIIGKIFSRIFLAGSVHKGLLNTKKLVLAGDSTPVVVSNRERSHSTCDCHKQGIDKCCRKRWFSQPDANWGWDSSRNFFYYGYNLYLFTDANSGLPVFPVLERASRHDLPAMLHGLACIKAFFSDWNISALILDSAHDAAAVYKMCSKSGITPFIDLNPRGTKSAEDKGYTVGDDGVPICLLGLPMKSNGTDKKRHRAKYICPKTKYAERLCLCDNRCTKSTYGHVVNINLKDDPRLFCDPPQGSPQWKQAYNKRTSAERANKRIKIDGLLEEGRHRSSMMWYI, from the coding sequence ATGCTGCGTTCCTACTTGCTTTCCATCTGCCTTAAGTCTACTTCCCTTGTTGACTGGGCCGAGCGTCTGCGGTCCGATGAGTCTCTGGCCATACTTTCAGGCTTTTCCCCCGACCATACACCGTCCTTCGCCTCTTTTTATGACTTCTTCCACCGCTTATGGCCAGGCTGCAACAATTTCTTGCCTCACCTGCGCTATCGCAGGAAGAAATCGCCTAAAGGTAAAGGCAATGGTGAAAAGTCTCCGTCCTTCGACAAAGATCATGCTGCCACCATCATCAAATATTTCGATGGGCATGGTGCCGGAGGCATCCTCAAGAGCAATCTTTCCATCATCGGTAAAATCTTCAGCCGTATCTTCTTGGCCGGCTCAGTGCACAAAGGTCTTCTGAATACCAAGAAGTTGGTTCTGGCTGGTGACAGCACTCCCGTTGTGGTCTCAAACCGTGAGCGCAGCCACTCGACCTGTGACTGCCATAAGCAGGGCATCGACAAGTGCTGCCGCAAGCGCTGGTTCTCCCAGCCCGATGCCAATTGGGGCTGGGATTCGTCCAGAAATTTCTTCTACTACGGCTATAACCTCTATCTCTTCACAGATGCCAACTCCGGACTGCCTGTCTTCCCTGTCCTGGAGCGTGCTTCCCGCCATGACCTTCCTGCCATGCTGCACGGACTGGCCTGCATCAAGGCGTTTTTCTCTGACTGGAATATTTCCGCTTTGATCCTTGATTCTGCACACGATGCAGCCGCCGTGTACAAGATGTGCAGCAAAAGCGGCATAACGCCCTTCATAGACTTGAACCCTCGCGGTACGAAATCTGCTGAGGACAAGGGATATACCGTTGGAGATGACGGTGTGCCAATCTGCCTTCTGGGACTTCCCATGAAGTCCAATGGCACTGACAAGAAGCGGCACAGAGCCAAATATATTTGCCCGAAGACAAAATACGCAGAAAGGCTTTGCCTGTGCGACAATCGCTGCACAAAATCCACTTATGGACATGTTGTAAATATAAACCTCAAGGATGACCCACGGCTTTTCTGCGACCCTCCACAAGGTTCGCCTCAATGGAAGCAAGCCTACAACAAGCGCACATCTGCTGAACGGGCCAACAAACGCATAAAGATTGACGGACTGCTGGAAGAAGGGCGCCATCGCTCATCCATGATGTGGTATATTTGA
- a CDS encoding DUF2442 domain-containing protein — protein sequence MLRPTAISVTPSDDYIIYVKFDNGEEKKFDVKPYIKGDWYGQLRNIAYFKAVKTDGYTVIWPDGQDICPDELYLYSYE from the coding sequence ATGCTTCGACCAACAGCGATTTCTGTTACGCCAAGTGATGATTATATTATTTATGTTAAGTTTGATAATGGTGAAGAAAAAAAGTTTGATGTCAAGCCATACATCAAGGGTGATTGGTATGGTCAATTGAGAAATATTGCATATTTTAAAGCGGTAAAGACGGACGGTTATACTGTTATCTGGCCAGATGGGCAAGATATATGCCCGGATGAACTGTATTTGTATAGCTATGAGTAA
- a CDS encoding DUF4160 domain-containing protein — MPALSMFFGIIVRMQCELGGKHHKAHIHALYGDFEIVIALDGEILEGEFPKKQLKMLEGWMAIHEDELAANWRMLSAGEGYFKIDPLR; from the coding sequence ATGCCTGCTTTGTCAATGTTTTTTGGAATAATTGTTAGAATGCAATGTGAACTTGGAGGGAAACATCACAAAGCGCATATACATGCTCTTTATGGTGATTTTGAGATTGTCATTGCTTTAGATGGAGAAATATTAGAGGGAGAGTTTCCTAAAAAACAATTGAAGATGTTGGAGGGATGGATGGCAATCCATGAAGACGAACTTGCAGCGAATTGGAGAATGCTTTCTGCCGGTGAGGGATACTTTAAAATTGATCCTTTAAGATAA
- a CDS encoding DeoR/GlpR family DNA-binding transcription regulator: protein MKASARREEILKYLEANHTGYTADLCRELNVSAMTIRRDFEFMASQGLVTLIRGGAALNHGTAVIYSLKFRQTQLPLEKQRIAERCAAMVSEGNAVFIDCGSTAERIAEALRGKKNITVLTNSLDTAQVLSTAKGIRLIMVPGEFNEDIRGFNGLLTTDFIQRFRIDYLFLGANGIDAQHGLTVPDYADAETKRVLIRQSRHVIVAADHAKLGGDFFEIVARLPEIEAVVTDSGAEPSLVQELKEGGTEVILV, encoded by the coding sequence ATGAAGGCGTCTGCAAGGCGGGAAGAAATACTCAAATATCTGGAAGCTAATCATACAGGCTACACGGCAGATCTGTGCCGGGAACTGAATGTATCTGCCATGACTATCCGGCGGGATTTTGAATTCATGGCCAGCCAGGGACTGGTGACCTTAATCCGCGGGGGAGCTGCCCTGAATCACGGCACGGCTGTCATCTACAGCCTGAAGTTCCGTCAGACACAGCTGCCCTTGGAAAAACAGCGCATAGCTGAAAGGTGTGCTGCCATGGTCAGTGAAGGCAATGCGGTTTTTATCGACTGCGGTTCCACGGCTGAGCGCATTGCCGAGGCATTGCGGGGCAAGAAGAACATCACCGTGCTGACCAATTCCCTGGATACAGCCCAGGTCCTGAGTACTGCCAAGGGAATCAGGCTCATCATGGTGCCCGGGGAGTTCAACGAGGATATTCGCGGCTTCAATGGCCTGTTGACCACGGATTTTATCCAGCGCTTCCGCATAGATTACCTTTTTCTGGGAGCCAACGGCATTGACGCCCAGCATGGCCTCACTGTGCCGGACTATGCAGATGCGGAGACCAAGCGGGTGCTTATCCGCCAGTCCCGCCATGTGATTGTGGCAGCAGACCATGCCAAGCTTGGCGGCGACTTCTTTGAGATTGTGGCCAGGCTCCCGGAGATTGAAGCCGTGGTCACCGACAGCGGCGCCGAGCCCAGCCTGGTGCAGGAGCTGAAAGAGGGAGGCACAGAGGTTATTCTGGTTTGA
- a CDS encoding biotin/lipoyl-containing protein → MKKFNITVNGTAYEVEVEEVKSQAAAAPKAAAPAPKAAPAPAPAAPAAPAKAAVAAGAGEHSIDAPMPGKIVKLVASEGQAVKAGDVLLILEAMKMQNEIAADADGVVKTFNVTAGQSVKVHDSLVILG, encoded by the coding sequence ATGAAAAAGTTCAATATTACCGTCAATGGCACCGCTTATGAGGTTGAGGTTGAGGAAGTAAAGAGCCAGGCTGCCGCTGCTCCCAAGGCTGCTGCACCGGCTCCTAAGGCAGCTCCTGCACCGGCTCCGGCTGCTCCCGCAGCTCCTGCTAAGGCTGCTGTGGCTGCAGGCGCTGGCGAGCACTCCATCGATGCTCCCATGCCCGGCAAGATCGTGAAGCTGGTTGCTTCCGAGGGTCAGGCTGTGAAGGCTGGCGACGTGCTCCTCATCCTTGAGGCCATGAAGATGCAGAACGAGATTGCAGCTGATGCTGACGGCGTGGTCAAGACCTTCAACGTCACCGCTGGCCAGAGCGTCAAGGTGCATGATTCCCTGGTTATCCTGGGCTAA
- a CDS encoding carboxyl transferase domain-containing protein: MATVQEKIDLMKAKKEHIMQGGGAARIEKQHAKGKYTARERIEKLFDPDSFVELDMFMKHRCTNFGQDKKDLPGEGVVTGYGTVDGRLVYAFAQDFTVEGGSLGEKHAHKIWKVMDLAMKMGAPCIGINDSGGARIQEAVDALSGYGGIFFRNTAASGVIPQISVIMGPCAGGAVYSPAITDFIYMVKNTSQMFITGPAVIKSVTAEEVTAEALGGAMTHNSRSGVAHFAAENEDDCIEQIRYLLSFLPSNNMEDAPIVDTGDDPDRQDEALNSVVPDNPNAPYDMKDVIRGIVDNGEFYEVHQHFATNIITCFARFDGRSVGIIANQPNVMAGCLDVDASDKAARFIRFCDAFNLPLVNLVDVPGFLPGVDQEYNGIIRHGAKMLYAYSEATVPKVTVITRKAYGGSYIAMCCRELGADQVMAWPTSEIAVMGPAGAANIIFRKDPDKEAKTAEYVENFATPYVAAERGYVDQVIEPSETRPYVITALNALASKRESGPAKKHGNIPL, translated from the coding sequence ATGGCTACAGTTCAAGAGAAAATTGATTTGATGAAAGCTAAGAAAGAGCACATCATGCAGGGCGGCGGCGCTGCCCGCATCGAGAAGCAGCATGCCAAGGGCAAGTACACTGCCCGGGAGCGCATTGAGAAGCTTTTCGACCCTGACTCTTTCGTAGAGCTTGATATGTTTATGAAGCATCGCTGCACCAACTTCGGCCAGGACAAGAAGGACCTGCCGGGTGAGGGCGTTGTTACCGGTTACGGCACGGTGGATGGGCGTCTGGTCTATGCCTTCGCTCAGGACTTCACCGTAGAGGGCGGCTCTCTTGGTGAGAAGCACGCCCATAAGATCTGGAAGGTCATGGACCTGGCCATGAAGATGGGGGCTCCCTGCATCGGCATCAACGATTCCGGCGGCGCCCGCATTCAGGAGGCTGTTGACGCTCTGTCCGGTTACGGCGGCATCTTCTTCCGCAACACCGCAGCTTCCGGCGTGATCCCCCAGATTTCCGTCATCATGGGACCCTGCGCAGGCGGTGCTGTATACAGCCCGGCTATCACGGACTTCATCTACATGGTGAAGAACACCAGCCAGATGTTCATCACCGGCCCGGCGGTCATCAAGTCCGTCACCGCAGAGGAAGTCACGGCAGAAGCCCTGGGCGGCGCCATGACCCACAACAGCCGCAGCGGTGTGGCTCACTTCGCCGCTGAGAACGAGGACGACTGCATCGAGCAGATCCGTTACCTCCTTTCCTTCCTCCCCAGCAACAACATGGAGGATGCTCCTATTGTTGATACTGGCGATGATCCGGACCGTCAGGACGAAGCTCTGAACAGCGTAGTGCCTGACAATCCGAATGCTCCTTACGATATGAAGGACGTCATCCGCGGCATTGTGGATAACGGCGAGTTCTACGAAGTGCATCAGCATTTCGCCACCAACATCATCACCTGCTTCGCCCGCTTTGATGGCCGCAGCGTAGGCATCATTGCCAACCAGCCCAATGTCATGGCTGGCTGCCTGGATGTGGATGCTTCCGACAAGGCAGCACGCTTCATCCGCTTCTGCGATGCCTTCAATCTCCCGCTGGTGAACCTGGTTGACGTGCCGGGCTTCCTGCCGGGCGTAGACCAGGAGTACAACGGCATCATCCGCCACGGCGCCAAGATGCTCTACGCTTACAGCGAGGCTACTGTGCCCAAGGTCACGGTCATCACCCGCAAGGCTTATGGCGGCTCCTACATCGCCATGTGCTGCCGCGAGCTGGGAGCTGACCAGGTCATGGCATGGCCTACTTCCGAGATTGCGGTCATGGGCCCTGCAGGCGCAGCCAACATCATCTTCCGCAAGGATCCGGACAAAGAAGCCAAGACCGCAGAGTATGTGGAGAACTTCGCTACTCCGTACGTGGCAGCAGAGCGCGGCTATGTAGACCAGGTCATCGAGCCTTCCGAGACTCGTCCCTATGTCATCACGGCCCTCAACGCTCTCGCCAGCAAGCGCGAGTCCGGCCCTGCCAAGAAGCACGGCAATATTCCTCTCTAA
- the mce gene encoding methylmalonyl-CoA epimerase: MFKILGVDHIGVAVPNLAEAGTFWSDILGLPHTKDETVEEQKVTTGFFPTPNGAEFELLEATSEDSPIAKYLEKNGGRCGIQHVAIRVDNLEQALADLKEKGVRLIDEKPRKGAGGAMIAFIHPKSSGILLELCQHD, translated from the coding sequence ATGTTTAAGATTCTTGGCGTAGATCATATTGGTGTTGCTGTTCCGAACCTGGCTGAGGCCGGCACTTTCTGGAGCGATATCCTGGGCCTGCCCCATACCAAGGACGAGACGGTGGAGGAACAGAAGGTCACCACTGGTTTCTTCCCCACTCCCAACGGTGCTGAGTTCGAGCTGCTGGAGGCTACCTCCGAGGACAGCCCCATTGCCAAGTACCTTGAGAAGAACGGCGGCCGCTGCGGCATCCAGCATGTGGCTATCCGCGTGGACAACCTTGAGCAGGCTCTGGCTGACCTCAAGGAGAAGGGCGTGCGCCTCATCGATGAGAAACCCCGCAAGGGCGCAGGCGGCGCTATGATCGCCTTCATCCATCCGAAATCCTCCGGCATTCTCTTGGAACTCTGCCAGCACGATTGA